From the genome of Myripristis murdjan chromosome 22, fMyrMur1.1, whole genome shotgun sequence, one region includes:
- the fam98b gene encoding protein FAM98B, with translation MECDILDVLEQLGYDGPLLEEKPLVRAAEEGLASVEYVSLCRWLASRLKPLCGLEESITSGPDDIESLKLEMSGLLKELHCPYEEVVSGILKGSLQNKRNYLKFVLFLSSELQAAQITRSRQICDKQQEESPVHQDLQAICETLKLPEPKGQDAAGVFSDVENKINKILKDLPNGYIGRPVLKKSLSSEQWEKVHSMNTVLCSEYECRRRMLIKRLDVTVQSFGWSDRAKVKVDSMAKAYQPKRHSLRPQPSVGVADLLAAREDLCNIVKTSSGASREKTICAVNKVLMGRVPDRGGRPSEIEAPPPEMPPWQKRQDGGGGWGGRGGGGGWRGGGGGRGGGGGWGGGGSGWRGGGGRGGGGWDHGGRSGHGGYGGHGGKRGRY, from the exons ATGGAGTGTGATATTTTGGACGTGTTAGAGCAGCTCGG CTACGAcggccccctgctggaggagaagCCGCTGGTCCGAGCCGCGGAAGAGGGCCTGGCCTCGGTCGAGTACGTGAGCCTGTGCAGGTGGCTGGCCTCCAGGTTAAAACCGCTGTGTGGTCTGGAGGAGAGCATCACGTCCGGTCCAG ATGATATCGAGAGCCTGAAATTGGAGATGAGCGGCTTGCTGAAGGAGCTGCACTGTCCTTATGAAGAAGTTGTGTCAGGGATTCTCAAGGGCAGCCTGCAAAATAAGAGGAATTATCTCAAATTTGTCT tgttTCTGAGCTCTGAGCTTCAGGCGGCTCAGATCACGAGGAGCAGACAAATCTGTGATAAACAACAAGAGGAGAGCCCAGTGCATCAAGACCTCCAGGCAATCTGTGAAACACTGAAGCTGCCCGAACCGAAAGGACAGGATGCAGCAGGAGTCTTCTCTGATGTAGAAAACAAG ATTAACAAAATACTTAAAGATCTACCAAATGGCTACATTGGAAGGCCGGTGCTGAAGAAATCGCTCAGCAGTGAACAGTGG GAGAAGGTGCACAGCATGAACACAGTCCTGTGCTCAGAGTATGAATGTCGGCGCAGAATGCTGATCAAACGGCTGGACGTCACAGTCCAGTCCTTTGGCTGGTCAGACAGGGCCAAG GTGAAGGTAGACAGCATGGCGAAAGCCTACCAGCCAAAAAGACACTCTCTGAGGCCGCAGCCATCAGTGGGTGTGGCCGACCTGCTGGCTGCCAGGGAGGACCTCTGCAACATCGTGAAGACCAGCAGCGGCGCCAGCAGGGAGAAGACCATCTGTGCTGTCAACAAG GTTCTGATGGGGAGAGTGCCAGACCGTGGAGGTCGTCCATCTGAGATAGAAGCCCCACCCCCCGAGATGCCACCCTggcaaaaaagacaagatgGTGGAGGTGGCTGGGGAGGAcgtggaggagggggtggttggagaggaggaggtggaggaagaggaggtggtggtggctggggaggaggaggaagtggttggagaggaggtggaggaagaggaggaggaggatgggacCATGGAGGTCGTAGTGGACATGGTGGATATGGAGGACATGGAGGAAAACGAGGACGGTACTAG